Below is a window of Cytobacillus firmus DNA.
AGATCTTCTGGATGAAGAAATCGAGCAGCTGATTGAAGAGAGGCAGCAGGCCAGAAAAGAGCGAAACTTCGAACTGGCAGATAAAATCCGTGATCAGCTGAAAGAAATGAATATTATCCTTGAAGATACACCGCAGGGAATCAGATGGAAAAGAGGCTAAGCAATGCTTCACTATGATAAAAAAGTAGATAAAAAACAATTGAATAGTCTTGCTTTGGCGTATATGGGAGATGCAGTATTTGAGACCTATATACGCCACCATCTCCTTCAAAATGGACGGGTTCGGCCTCACTTTCTTCATAAGGAGGCGACCCGGTATGTTTCTGCAAAAGCCCAGTCCCTGATCATTCATGAATTAATAGACGCTGAACGGCTGACAGAAGAAGAACTGGCGGTCGTCCGCAGGGGGCGGAATGCCAAGTCCGGTTCGGTGCCGAAAAATACAGATGTCCAAACATACAGATACAGCACAGCTTTTGAATCTCTGATCGGCTATCTGTTTTTAGCGAAAAGACAGGAGCGGATGGAAGAGCTGATTTTGGAATCCATAGATTTAGTTGAGAAAAGGAAAGGAGGAGCGGTAAAATGAGCCAGGATTTTATCATTGGGAAGAATCCCGTCATTGAAGCATTGAAGTCAGAGAGGGATATTAATAAGATTTTTATTGCTGAAGGTTCGCAAAGCGGGCAGATGCAGCAGGTAATCGGTTTGGCGAAGTCCGCCGGGGTGCTGGTCCAGTTTGTACCCAAGAAAAAAATAGATGGGATGGCAGAGGGAAATCATCAAGGCGTCATCGCACAGGTTGCTGCCTATCAATACGCAGAAATTGATGATTTGTTTGCTGCTGCAGAAAAGAAAAACGAAGCACCGTTCTTCTTGCTTCTGGATGAGATAGAAGATCCGCATAATCTTGGGTCCATCATGAGAACGGCAGATGCAGTAGGGGCACACGGAATTGTTATTCCGAAGAGGAGAGCGGTCGGGCTGACAGCAACGGTAGCTAAAGCTTCAACAGGTGCGATCGAGTATATTCCGGTTGTCCGTGTTACCAATATGGCCAGAACAATTGATGAATTAAAAGAAAGAGGCGTCTGGATCGCCGGTACGGATGCAAAAGGGAAACAGGACTACCGCCAGATGGATGGAGCGATGCCTTTAGGTCTTGTGATTGGCAGTGAAGGTAAAGGAATGGGCCGCCTGATACGTGATAAATGCGACTTCCTCATTAACCTGCCGATGGCTGGACATGTTACTTCCCTTAACGCATCAGTTGCGGCTGCATTGCTCATGTATGAGGTTTATCGGAAACGTCACCCGCTTGAGGGATAAAAATGGACATCCTTCTTGTTGACGGATACAACATAATTGGTGCTTGGCCGGAACTCAGGGAGCTCAAAAACAAGGATTTATCATCTGCCAGAGACCGACTGATTGAAAAAATGGCCGAGTACCAGGGATATTCCGGGTACAGAGTGATTGTCGTGTTTGATGCCCACTATGTAAAGGGCACGGAAAAAAAGTTTAAGAATTCAAAGATCGAAGTTATTTTCACGCGGAATAATGAAACGGCCGATGAACGCATCGAAAAACTGGCTATCGATCTCAGTAATATTAAAACTCAAGTTCATGTAGCAACCTCCGATTTCACAGAGCAGTGGGTCATATTTGGCCAGGGCGCGTTAAGGAAATCAGCGAGGGAGCTTCTGAATGAAATGAATCTGATTGAAAGCAGCATCGAAAAAAAAGTAAAAAAAATTCAGGGGAAAAAGCCAGTTTCCAAGATACCTCTCAGTGATGAAGTGGCAGAAATTTTTGAAAAATGGCGCAGAGGAGGCCAATGAGCGGTTGACGCTTGAAAAAACCGTGCTGTATAATGTTTCTAACCATGCTTGTACGGTCGGGGGGATCCTAGTGAGTGCTGACTTCAAGACAATCGACGAAAATCTTATAGACTTTATGCAGCTTGAGGACGAAGAAATAGTGGAGCTCGTTCATAAGGGCGAGAGTGAGGCGCTGGATTATCTTATTCATAAGTACCGCAACTTTGTCCGGGCAAAAGCAAGATCCTATTTTTTGATTGGTGCAGATAAAGAAGATATTGTACAAGAGGGAATGATCGGCTTATACAAGGCGATCCGTGACTTTAAAGAGGACAAGCTGTCTTCATTTAAAGCGTTTGCCGAGCTGTGCATCACCAGGCAAATTATAACCGCCATTAAGACGGCGACCCGCCAAAAGCATATTCCGCTGAACTCATATGTGTCTCTGGACAAGCCCATTTATGATGAGGAATCGGACAGAACGCTTATGGATGTTATCTCCGGGGCGAAGGTTATGGACCCTGAAGAGCTGATTATCAACCAGGAAGAATTTGATCATATTGAAGTGAAAATGTCTGAGCTATTGAGTGACCTTGAACGCAAGGTGCTTGCTCTTTATCTGGATGGGCAGTCCTATCAGGAAATTTCTGAAGAACTGAACCGTCATGTTAAATCGATTGACAATGCTCTTCAGCGGGTGAAAAGAAAGCTGGAAAGATATTTGGAAGTGCGTGAATTTTCACTTTAGACATAATTTCCCAACACCTTGCTTTTTTTGCAGTTATTGACATGTTTTAGGGTGCGTGTTAAAGTTTTAAGGGCGTAATGTGACTTAGTAGGTGGAAATATGACAAAAAAAGTGATTTTGGCTTGCTCCGTATGTGGTTCCAGGAACTATTCCACTGCGGGAAAAAATGATGCTGTACGGCTGGAATTGAAGAAATTCTGCAGCACATGCAGTGCTCATACGATCCATAAAGAAACAAAGTGATTATATAGATAAGAAGTTTGTTCTTTTAATAGACTGAAGCTGAGTGTTTTATGCAGATTTGAAGCCGCTTTCGCTTCTTGTTAAAGGATATATCTTTTGAAAGTTGGGGGTTACGAAATGCAGCGCATCGTGAATTTTTTCCGTGAAGTTGGCCGGGAAATGAGAAAGGTCAGCTGGCCTAAACGCAAAGAGCTGACAAGCTATACTGTTACCGTTCTTGCTACAGTTACGTTCTTCGCTCTGTTTTTTGCAGTGATTGACCTGGGAATTTCTGAATTGATTCGTATAATTCTTGAATAACCCCTGAGTTTCCATGGTATAATGGAGAATAACACAGGAAACATTTGCAAAGCCCGGAAACGGGTTTTTTAATTTGGAGAAAAATAATAAATTGGAATACAGGGAGGGAAGGACGAACAAGTCCTCGTGAATGGAAAAGAATTGGTATGTTGTTCATACGTACTCCGGCTACGAAAATAAAGTGAAAGCCAATCTGGAGAAACGTGTTGAATCAATGGGTATGCAAGATAAGATCTTTCGGGTGGTAGTCCCGGAAGAGGAAGAAACAGAATTGAAGAACGGCAAGAAAAAAGTAGTGAAGCGCAAAGTCTTCCCTGGTTATGTACTGGTAGAAATCGTGATGACAGATGATTCCTGGTATGTAGTAAGAAATACTCCGGGTGTAACCGGCTTCGTAGGTTCGGCAGGTTCAGGCTCAAAGCCGACTCCGCTATTGCCTGAGGAAGTTACTCATATTCTTAAGCATATGGGTGTTGAAGAAGCCCGCTTTGATATCAACTTTGAGATCGGCGAAACTGTTAAGGTGAACGAAGGTCCGTTTGCGAACTTCACAGGCTCGATTGAAGATATTGATAAAGATAAGGCAAAGATTAAAGTGCTTGTGAACATGTTTGGCCGTGACACTCCGGTTGAACTTGATTTTTCACAGATTGAAAAACTGTAAGAATCAGTCATCTGTGAAAGTACTTTTATATATCTTTGTAAAAAAACTTGAAATTGGCTTTGAAAAGTGATAATATTTCAAAGGTCAGTATGTCTCGGACAAAGAGACTGGACAGTAGTTAAAAGTTCTTTATCTTAATATAAAGACTATAAGTTGAGTGGGAGGGAACTTTCCCTATTACCACATCACGGACTTTAAGGAGGTGTGTCTCGTGGCTAAAAAAGTAATCAAACTTGTAAAGCTGCAAATCCCTGCAGGTAAAGCGAACCCTGCACCACCGGTAGGACCGGCACTAGGTCAAGCAGGTGTTAACATCATGGGATTCTGTAAGGAATTTAACGCTCGCACAGCTGAACAAGCTGGCTTAATCA
It encodes the following:
- a CDS encoding Mini-ribonuclease 3, which encodes MLHYDKKVDKKQLNSLALAYMGDAVFETYIRHHLLQNGRVRPHFLHKEATRYVSAKAQSLIIHELIDAERLTEEELAVVRRGRNAKSGSVPKNTDVQTYRYSTAFESLIGYLFLAKRQERMEELILESIDLVEKRKGGAVK
- the rlmB gene encoding 23S rRNA (guanosine(2251)-2'-O)-methyltransferase RlmB translates to MSQDFIIGKNPVIEALKSERDINKIFIAEGSQSGQMQQVIGLAKSAGVLVQFVPKKKIDGMAEGNHQGVIAQVAAYQYAEIDDLFAAAEKKNEAPFFLLLDEIEDPHNLGSIMRTADAVGAHGIVIPKRRAVGLTATVAKASTGAIEYIPVVRVTNMARTIDELKERGVWIAGTDAKGKQDYRQMDGAMPLGLVIGSEGKGMGRLIRDKCDFLINLPMAGHVTSLNASVAAALLMYEVYRKRHPLEG
- a CDS encoding NYN domain-containing protein; amino-acid sequence: MDILLVDGYNIIGAWPELRELKNKDLSSARDRLIEKMAEYQGYSGYRVIVVFDAHYVKGTEKKFKNSKIEVIFTRNNETADERIEKLAIDLSNIKTQVHVATSDFTEQWVIFGQGALRKSARELLNEMNLIESSIEKKVKKIQGKKPVSKIPLSDEVAEIFEKWRRGGQ
- the sigH gene encoding RNA polymerase sporulation sigma factor SigH, which produces MSADFKTIDENLIDFMQLEDEEIVELVHKGESEALDYLIHKYRNFVRAKARSYFLIGADKEDIVQEGMIGLYKAIRDFKEDKLSSFKAFAELCITRQIITAIKTATRQKHIPLNSYVSLDKPIYDEESDRTLMDVISGAKVMDPEELIINQEEFDHIEVKMSELLSDLERKVLALYLDGQSYQEISEELNRHVKSIDNALQRVKRKLERYLEVREFSL
- the rpmG gene encoding 50S ribosomal protein L33; translated protein: MTKKVILACSVCGSRNYSTAGKNDAVRLELKKFCSTCSAHTIHKETK
- the secE gene encoding preprotein translocase subunit SecE yields the protein MQRIVNFFREVGREMRKVSWPKRKELTSYTVTVLATVTFFALFFAVIDLGISELIRIILE
- the nusG gene encoding transcription termination/antitermination protein NusG, which produces MEKNWYVVHTYSGYENKVKANLEKRVESMGMQDKIFRVVVPEEEETELKNGKKKVVKRKVFPGYVLVEIVMTDDSWYVVRNTPGVTGFVGSAGSGSKPTPLLPEEVTHILKHMGVEEARFDINFEIGETVKVNEGPFANFTGSIEDIDKDKAKIKVLVNMFGRDTPVELDFSQIEKL